In Etheostoma spectabile isolate EspeVRDwgs_2016 unplaced genomic scaffold, UIUC_Espe_1.0 scaffold00017503, whole genome shotgun sequence, the genomic window TGACGTGTGTATATAAGGTATATATTAAATGATAAACATGTATATACAGGTATATATTAACATGataacatatgtatatacaggtATATATTAACATGATGACGTGTGTATTAAAGGTTATATTAACATGataacatatgtatatacaggtATATATTAACATGATAACATATGTATCTACAGGTATATATTAACATGAAACATATGTATATAAAGGTATATATTAACATGATAACGTGTGTATATAAGGTATATATTAACATGAAACACATGTATATACAGGTATATATTAACATGATACACCATGTATATACAGGTATATATTAACATGATAACACATGTATATACAGGTATATATTAACATGATAACACATGTTATAAGGTATATATTAAGATGATAacacatgtatatacagtatatattaacaTGACGAGTGGTATATAAAGGTATATTAACATGATAACACATGTATATACAGGTATATATTAACATGATAACGTGTGTATATAAAGGATATATTAACATGATAACACATGTATACACAGGTAATATTATAACCATGATAACATATGTAATACAGGTATATATTAACATGATAACACATGTATATACAGGTATATATTAACATGATAACACATGTATATCAGGTATATATTAACATGATAACACATGTATATACAGGTATATATAACATGAAACATGTATATACAAGTTATATTAAACTGataacatatgtatatacaggtATTATTAAACATGATAATATGTATACAGGTTATATTAACATGAAACATATGATATACAGGCCATATATTAACATGTGACGTGTGTATATAAAGGTATATATAAACATGataacatatgtatatacaggtatatattaacatgataaaaatgtatatacaggTATATATTAAACATAACACATGTATATACAGGTAATATTAACATGATGACGTGTGTATATACAGGTATATATTAACATGataacatatgtatatacaggtAAATATTAACATGATAACGTATGTATATACAGGTATATATTAACATGataacatatgtatatacaggtatatattaacatgataacacatgtatatacaggtatatattaacatgataacacatgtatatacaggtatatattaacatgataacatatgtatatacaggtATATATTAACATGCATGATGTTGTATTTTTGACCATTTTGTGGTTTTTCCCtgatgattttgtcactttttctgatcaTTTTGAGGATTTTCCCACAACTTTATTCACTTTTTGTAAAGTTCTAAAGacaattttttgtttcttttcatttttttgacactattttcaactttttgtggcttttttgtcacttttgtcacttttttagaattgtttcagtttttccccaaattcttaaagctttttttttaacaagtgtcacattttgaaatttgtaacttttttcgacatcttttcacatttttgtcagtttatttgacatttattcacattttagtcacttttgtAAAGTTCTAAAGActattttgtttggttttatggttttgtccttttttctgataattttgtaattttttcacCTGCGTGTCATTGTCAGTGATTTGATCAAAGTATTTGAATTAAATACTTTCTCTGAGGCTTTAGaagtttttgacatttgtctttttttttttacatgtttttgttgacatttgttgtcatttatctctcttttaataaacattttgtaaAGTTATAAAGACTATTTTTggaagtcaaagtcaaagtctgctttattgtcaatttcttcacacgtcaaaacatacaaagaaatcgaaattgcgtttccctctgTCTTACGgtgacacagacaaacataaccttcaagtaaacaatataaaaagtaaaaataagaagataagTAAAACTAAGAAGATATATAGAAGATAGATTTGTTTCagcagagtttaaaaaaagttacacattttgtttgttttcattcatgtggttgtatcaacaggtattataTTCCTGTTTAATAATAGGTAACGTTGCATATCCATGCCTTTATGATGCAGAAATGAAATCCTCCAATAACATTGAACGTGGTCTACTACACTGACCTGGCCCACCATGGTCTCCCAGCACGGCCCTCTGGGAACATCAGCCGGGTGGAAAGTGGCGGGGGGGGCCGTGCTGTTGTCTGATCCTGTCCCATTGTAAAGACCGGCTTCCCATGTGGTTATATTAAACTTTATGAtcttctcctcttccctctGCAACATGAACACACCACAGGTTGGGTATATTATCAAGAAGATACAACTTCATCGCCAGTTTACACTGAAATGCAtgtgttcctttaaaaaaaggaacaaattaCAGAATTATACgtagaaaacatgaaaaacacatcagccATGACAGAGAAACAcgaagctcattgtgggaccgGCTCTAGTTCTGGCTGtagttctgcaccaaggctggatagtattagggaccactaaggtctatataaagagacttcagatacagtattagggaccactaaggtctatataaaagagacttcagatacagtattagggaccactaaggtctatataaaacagacttcagatacagtattagggaccactaaggtctatataaagagacttcagatacagtattagggaccactaaggtctatataaaagagacttcagatacagtattagggaccactaaggtctatataaagagacttcagatacagtattagggaccactaaggtctatataaagagactccagatacagtattagggaccactaaggtctatataaagagacttcagatacagtattagggaccactaaggtctatataaagagacttcagatacagtattaggggaccactaaggcctatataaaagagacttcagatacagtattagggaccactaaggtctatataaagagacttcagatacagtattaggggaccactaaggtctatataaagagacttcagatacagtattaggggaccactaaggcctatataaaagagacttcagatacagtattagggaccactaaggtctatataaagagacttcagatacagtattaggggaccactaaggtctatataaagagacttcagatccagtattagggaccactaaggtctatataaagagacttcagatacagtattaggggaccactaaggtctatataaagagacttcagatacagtattaggggaccactaaggcctatataaaagagacttcagatacagtattagggaccactaaggtctatataaagagacttcagatacagtattaggggaccactaaggtctatataaagagacttcagatacagtattaggggaccactaaggcctatataaaagagacttcagatacagtattagggaccactaaggtctatataaagagacttcagatacagtattaggggaccactaaggtctatataaaagagacttcagatacagtattagggaccactaaggtctatataaagaggatttagatacagtattaggggaccactaaggttaaagagacttcaggtacagtattagggaccactaaggtctatataaagagacttcagatacagtattagggaccactaaggtctatataaagaggattTAGATATACTGGGATAGATTGATGTATAAAAGCTTGAGTTTGTTAGAAAGCAAAAGTTGGTATTCATAATTTAATGAATTATCTCTACATGTCCAACGGCTCTAGTTCTCACTTTGAGGTTGATCTCGTCCATGAGTGCGATGATGAAGGTGTAGAGGTTTCCCAAGAAGAGGGCGAAGATGCGGCCCAGCTGCCACTGCAGGGCGACTCGAGGGTGGTAGTTCTCCAGGGCGCTGATGACGTCGAACAGCATGGGGCAGAACATCCCCAGTAAGGACATGACCATGTTCACCTGAGGAAACACAACGGCTTTAATCACCAATACTGATTATTATGTccaaatgaaaggaaaacatTCTTAATATAAtgatctttgtaaattatagagcggtctagacctgctccatctgtaaattatagagaggtctagacctgctccatctgtaaattatagagaggtctagacctgctctatctgtaaattatagagtggtctagacctgctctatacCTACTCTAGACCAGCATTGccctggttggttgtagcgttATTCTATTGCGTGCTGGACCTGCTATGGTCCTGACCCTGGACCTGCTATGGTCCTGACCCTGGACCTGCTATGGTCCTGACCCTGGACCTGCTATGATCCTGACCCTGGATGTGCTACTGTCCTGACCCTGGTCCTGTTTTAGTCCTGCCCATGTACCTGTTATGGTCCGACCCTGGACCTGCTTTGGTCCTGACCCTGGACCTGATACTGTCCTGACCTTGGACCTGCTATGGTCCTGACCTTGTACCTGTTATGGTCCTAACCCTGGACCTGCTTTGGTCCTGACCCTGGATGTGCTACTGTTCTGACCTTGGACCTGCTATGGTCCTGACCCTGGACCTGCTATGATCTCGACCCTGGACTTGCTTTGATAAACGTAGCACTGAACAAATGTCTCCTTCAGACCCCACGTATTGTCCTGAGAGACTAACCAAGtctccttcagggaggacaGACAGGGACGGGATTCTAAGGGTCATACAACCTGAAGCATTGTGAGTAATTACATGaagaataataacaacaaatgCATATTACAGAAAGTTACGTGAAATCaagcttaaatgtaatttccccattaCATCACGTAGCTACCTCATTCCTTTCCCACCAGGTGTGGGTCTCCAGTCCTTCGAGGGCGAACTTCTGCGAGCGACGCACCACGAAGTAGATGAGGTATCCACTTCCTGCCAGGCAGCACAGGACCAGGAAGTTGGCCAGCACGCGCAGGAAGCGGGTCAGGTGGATGTTGTCGTCCTTCCGGCTCTCCTGCTCCTCCAGGATCGCCTCCTGCAGAGGGACAGGGTGCAGGAGGGTGGGACTCGCAGGCAgcggtgggtagtaacgagctACATTTACTCCgtcacatttacttgagtaagtttttgaaaaaattgtacttctaggagtagttttaaatccctgtacttttacttttacttgagtggattagtgaagaagaaactgtcttCCCctgctacatcaggctacaaggaGATCCTTACTTTTCGTTTTAGcgctttggtattctacgcgtcatcgtttttatattttttttataaaaaaaaaaatatatatatatatatatatatataatatatatatatatacactgtaaacCTTTGATGTAAATTTACAGCTAAAATCTCACAGTATTTAACTGTTTCAATATTATACAGGAtcatactgtatttacagtaaaatacctgaatttaaaaataacagtatgtctactgtaaataaacagtttacTGGCAAACCTGTTaccagtatattactgtaaattcaaaaatacagttagtaactgtatacctgtttccagtaaaataccttaattttaaaatacagtatgcttactgtaaataaacagcagtTTACTGGCAAAGCTGCAGCCAGtacattactgtaaatttacGGTGAAAAGTTTTACAGTGTATATATTACAGTagccatccaaatttgatgtttAAGTCTCTTCACTTAAcctattttgtatttaataaattcatttttatttattcttttgattggatgaactataatttgcctaaagatgattattgtgtatttttgtcggtctgattgatgcttgtgttaaaacattaagaaataaatcagacgttactcaacagttactcactactcgagtagttttttcaccaagcacttttttttactcttactcaagtaattatttggacgagtacttttacttttac contains:
- the LOC116679542 gene encoding transmembrane channel-like protein 1, with the protein product EAILEEQESRKDDNIHLTRFLRVLANFLVLCCLAGSGYLIYFVVRRSQKFALEGLETHTWWERNEVNMVMSLLGMFCPMLFDVISALENYHPRVALQWQLGRIFALFLGNLYTFIIALMDEINLKREEEKIIKFNITTWEAGLYNGTGSDNSTAPPATFHPADVPRGPCWETMVGQ